One region of Streptomyces davaonensis JCM 4913 genomic DNA includes:
- a CDS encoding cysteine desulfurase-like protein, which translates to MAIDLTALRAQFPSLATGLAFFDGPGGTQTPTPVADAIAATLTGPLSNRGTVSPSELNAERAVAGFRAAYADLLNVPANGVVHGRSATQLTYDFSRHLAKDWRAGDEIVLSRLDHDANVRPWIQAAERAGVSVRWIDIDPETTELDLDSYERVLTPRTRLVAVTAASNVLGTKPPVRRIADRAHEVGALVYVDGVHYAAHHLVDVPALGADVFVCSPYKFLGPHCGVLAAAPEFLETVRPDKLLPSPETVPERFEFGTLPYEILAGATAAVDFLAELDPGTGTTRRERLTHSLASLHEHELALRARLQEGLRSLGDAITLHSMAPDRTPTLLMTLEGRDAGAAQAHLAARDVVAPAGSFYAYEPFAALKLEAPALRAGLAPYNTSDDVDRFLDGLASFL; encoded by the coding sequence ATGGCCATCGACCTCACCGCTCTGCGGGCCCAGTTCCCCTCCCTCGCCACCGGGCTCGCCTTCTTCGACGGTCCGGGCGGCACGCAGACCCCCACTCCCGTCGCCGACGCCATCGCCGCGACACTGACCGGCCCCCTCTCCAACCGGGGCACCGTCAGCCCGTCGGAGCTCAACGCCGAGCGTGCCGTCGCCGGATTCCGCGCCGCCTACGCCGATCTGCTGAACGTGCCCGCGAACGGCGTCGTCCACGGCCGCAGCGCCACGCAACTGACGTACGACTTCTCCCGCCACCTGGCCAAGGACTGGCGCGCGGGCGACGAGATCGTCCTCAGCCGTCTCGACCACGACGCCAACGTCCGCCCCTGGATCCAGGCGGCCGAGCGCGCCGGGGTGAGTGTCCGCTGGATCGACATCGACCCGGAGACCACGGAACTCGACCTCGACTCCTACGAGCGGGTTCTGACGCCCCGGACCCGGCTGGTCGCGGTCACGGCGGCCTCCAATGTGCTGGGCACCAAGCCTCCCGTGCGCCGGATCGCCGACCGTGCGCACGAAGTCGGCGCGCTGGTGTACGTGGACGGCGTCCACTACGCCGCGCACCATCTCGTGGACGTGCCCGCACTCGGAGCGGACGTGTTCGTCTGCTCGCCGTACAAGTTCCTCGGACCGCACTGCGGGGTGCTCGCGGCGGCGCCCGAGTTCCTGGAGACCGTGCGCCCGGACAAGCTGCTGCCCTCTCCCGAAACCGTGCCGGAGCGGTTCGAGTTCGGCACACTGCCGTACGAGATCCTGGCGGGCGCCACCGCCGCCGTCGACTTCCTCGCCGAGCTGGACCCGGGCACCGGGACCACCCGCCGGGAGCGCCTGACCCACTCACTGGCCTCTTTGCACGAGCACGAACTGGCACTGCGAGCGCGGCTTCAGGAAGGGCTCCGGTCTTTGGGCGACGCGATCACCCTGCACTCGATGGCCCCCGACCGCACACCGACGCTGCTGATGACCCTCGAAGGCCGCGACGCCGGTGCGGCCCAGGCGCATCTGGCCGCGCGCGACGTGGTGGCACCGGCCGGGTCGTTCTACGCCTACGAGCCCTTCGCCGCGCTCAAGCTGGAGGCCCCCGCCCTCCGCGCGGGCCTGGCCCCCTACAACACGAGTGACGACGTGGATCGCTTCCTCGACGGGCTGGCCTCCTTCCTCTGA
- a CDS encoding LysR family transcriptional regulator encodes MKSQPDLKLLATFLAVVRQGSMAEAAAELGYVPSAVSQHIAALERDLGIELIVRRPGSRLILTAGGRALARAAETLFDATARFQDVAQGIANREIAELRVGTYPSAMTYLLPQVLATLGARRPGPRIRLVVVETDEGVPRVRSGDIDLLIAYRYLPEDPPAPSEGLTITLLGREPLVLVTGAEPERDRPVELAECVQREWVSGHARNPDRRLLHRWAGELGIVPRVTLETDDLHSMLAMVRAGLAVGLIPATLLGAGDDAGVERVILPAGVTPLHREILAVSRPGSRPPVVDELVTLLGRAVESAQSADAGEQGRGLSG; translated from the coding sequence ATGAAGTCTCAGCCTGATCTGAAGCTCCTGGCCACCTTCCTGGCCGTGGTGCGGCAGGGCTCGATGGCCGAGGCGGCTGCGGAGCTCGGCTATGTGCCCTCCGCCGTGTCCCAGCACATCGCCGCGCTCGAGCGCGACCTGGGCATCGAGCTGATCGTCCGCCGCCCCGGCAGCCGGCTGATCCTCACGGCAGGCGGCCGGGCGCTCGCCCGGGCGGCCGAGACGCTCTTCGACGCGACCGCGCGCTTCCAGGACGTCGCCCAGGGCATCGCGAACCGTGAGATCGCCGAGCTGCGGGTCGGGACCTATCCCAGCGCCATGACCTACCTGCTCCCTCAGGTCCTGGCCACGCTCGGGGCCCGCCGCCCCGGTCCCCGGATCCGGCTGGTCGTCGTGGAGACGGACGAGGGCGTGCCGAGGGTGCGGTCGGGGGACATCGACCTGCTGATCGCCTACCGTTACCTGCCCGAGGACCCCCCGGCCCCGTCCGAAGGGCTGACGATCACCCTTCTGGGCCGGGAACCGCTGGTCCTGGTGACGGGCGCCGAGCCGGAGCGTGACCGCCCGGTGGAACTGGCCGAATGTGTGCAGCGGGAGTGGGTCTCGGGCCATGCGCGCAACCCCGACCGGCGGCTGCTGCACCGCTGGGCCGGAGAGCTCGGGATCGTGCCCCGGGTGACGCTGGAGACCGACGACCTGCACAGCATGCTCGCCATGGTCCGGGCCGGACTCGCGGTGGGCCTGATCCCGGCCACGCTCCTCGGCGCTGGAGACGACGCCGGAGTGGAGCGGGTGATCCTGCCCGCGGGCGTCACCCCGCTCCACCGGGAGATCCTCGCCGTCAGCCGCCCCGGATCCCGCCCGCCGGTCGTCGACGAGCTGGTCACCCTTCTGGGCCGGGCCGTGGAGAGCGCGCAGTCGGCAGATGCAGGCGAGCAGGGCCGGGGCCTGTCGGGCTGA
- a CDS encoding serine hydrolase, with translation MSALAWIAAAGLTALLGIATPEPSPPPPQPPPQLDDADVRRAVGRLDGVVRDAMKRTGTPGVAVAVVHDGKVVHLEGYGVRKAGEKGAVDADTVFQLASVSKPIASTVVAEAVGVEGWAEPVAPHVPDFRLKDPWVSEHVTVADLFAHRSGLPDHAGDLLEDLGYDREYILSHLQYEPLAPFRASYAYTNFGLTAAAQAVADEKGVPWEKLTEDTLYKPAGMDSTSSRFEDYEKAANRAWGHVRSEGGDWKAEFVRDPDAQSPAGGVSSTARDMAVWLRLQLANGKLDGEQIIDAASLERTHWPQSVANPPHAPAGRTVFYGLGWNVSYDDEGRLRLSHTGAFELGAHTNVTMLPGEQLGIVVLSNTAPVGVADAVALDFFDIAQTGKISRDWIPLLDEVYKQQLDEGRSETDYADPPSDAAPAKAAGTYTGRFGNDYYGPAEVVSGEDGALTLRLGPEPQSYRLTHYDGDTFSFRTVGENAVGLTGVTFTPDGKSFTVEYLDAEGLGTFTRTGPSPG, from the coding sequence GTGAGCGCACTCGCTTGGATTGCCGCAGCCGGTCTCACGGCGCTGCTGGGCATCGCCACACCGGAACCTTCCCCGCCCCCGCCCCAGCCGCCGCCCCAGCTCGACGACGCGGATGTGCGGCGGGCCGTCGGCCGCCTCGACGGAGTGGTGCGCGATGCCATGAAACGCACCGGGACTCCGGGTGTGGCCGTGGCCGTCGTCCACGACGGCAAAGTGGTCCACCTGGAGGGGTACGGCGTCCGCAAGGCGGGCGAGAAGGGCGCCGTGGACGCCGACACCGTCTTCCAACTCGCGTCCGTCTCGAAGCCGATCGCCTCGACCGTTGTCGCCGAGGCCGTGGGCGTCGAGGGCTGGGCCGAGCCGGTCGCCCCGCACGTGCCGGACTTCCGGCTCAAGGACCCGTGGGTCAGCGAGCATGTGACGGTCGCCGATCTCTTCGCGCACCGCAGCGGCCTGCCCGATCACGCCGGAGACCTCCTCGAAGACCTCGGCTACGACCGCGAGTACATCCTGTCCCACCTGCAATACGAGCCCCTCGCACCGTTCCGCGCCAGCTACGCCTACACCAACTTCGGTCTGACGGCCGCGGCCCAGGCGGTCGCCGACGAGAAGGGCGTGCCCTGGGAGAAGCTCACCGAGGACACCCTCTACAAGCCGGCCGGCATGGACTCCACCAGCTCACGCTTCGAGGACTACGAGAAGGCCGCCAACCGGGCCTGGGGCCACGTCCGCAGCGAAGGCGGCGACTGGAAGGCGGAGTTCGTACGGGACCCGGACGCGCAGTCCCCCGCCGGCGGCGTCAGCTCCACCGCCCGAGACATGGCCGTCTGGCTGCGGCTCCAGCTCGCGAACGGCAAGCTCGACGGCGAGCAGATCATCGACGCCGCGTCCCTGGAGCGCACCCACTGGCCCCAGTCCGTCGCCAACCCACCGCACGCACCGGCAGGACGCACCGTCTTCTACGGCCTTGGCTGGAACGTGAGTTACGACGACGAGGGCCGCCTCCGGCTCTCGCACACCGGAGCCTTCGAACTCGGCGCGCACACCAACGTCACGATGCTGCCCGGCGAGCAGCTCGGGATCGTCGTCCTGTCCAACACCGCACCTGTCGGGGTCGCCGACGCCGTCGCACTGGACTTCTTCGACATCGCGCAGACCGGCAAGATCAGCCGCGACTGGATCCCGCTCCTGGACGAGGTGTACAAGCAGCAGTTGGACGAGGGCCGGTCGGAGACCGACTACGCCGACCCACCCTCCGACGCAGCGCCCGCAAAGGCCGCAGGCACCTACACGGGGAGGTTCGGGAACGACTACTACGGACCGGCCGAGGTCGTATCCGGCGAGGACGGCGCGCTGACGCTCCGTCTGGGGCCCGAACCCCAGTCGTACCGGCTCACGCACTACGACGGTGACACGTTCAGCTTCCGGACGGTCGGCGAGAACGCCGTCGGTCTCACCGGGGTCACCTTCACCCCGGACGGGAAGTCCTTCACCGTGGAGTACCTGGACGCCGAGGGACTCGGCACCTTCACCCGCACCGGCCCGTCCCCCGGCTGA
- a CDS encoding IS1182 family transposase, with protein sequence MSLESRSDDGVPELTARVVRASFPKGTLAIRIREALGVLFTDEDFAAAFPDRGRPAISPGALALVSVLQYAEGLSDRQAADQVRARMDWKFLLGLELDDPGFDFTVLGDFRSRLIMHGLEERVLEAMLARLSQAALLRAGGRQRTDSTHVLAAVRTLNRMEFVGETLRAALEALAAAAPDWLAPLISSAWVERYGNKVDNYRFPKGENVRREWAERVGRDGFALLDAIDGPTALAWLGEVPAVRVLRRAWAEQYHRDGQGVRWREGKDLPPARDRLSSPYDTDAHYGIKRGAGWCGYKVHLSETCEPTTPHLITNVETTNATVNDTEVTTTIHQRLAGRGLGPREHVVDAGYVTAAHILAAREDHGIDLVGPVGADTHHNERDPQAPHLTQAAFTTDWDARKVTCPQGASSVSWSQQRKASGTPLVRVHFALADCDPCPLRPRCTKAANGKWGRSLTLLPREQQQILEERRAEQQTEAWKERYDVRAGVEGTISQAVRRTHLRRTPYRGQSKTHLANILSATALNLTRVDAWLNDTPLGTTRVPHLARLTLAA encoded by the coding sequence ATGTCGTTGGAGTCGCGGTCGGATGACGGGGTGCCTGAGCTGACGGCTCGGGTGGTGCGGGCCTCGTTCCCGAAGGGGACCTTGGCCATCCGGATTCGTGAGGCGCTCGGTGTGCTGTTCACGGATGAAGATTTCGCCGCCGCCTTCCCCGACCGAGGCCGGCCCGCGATCTCGCCGGGAGCTCTGGCTCTGGTGTCGGTGCTGCAGTATGCCGAGGGTCTGTCCGACCGGCAGGCCGCTGACCAGGTGCGGGCCAGAATGGACTGGAAGTTTTTGCTGGGGCTGGAGCTGGATGATCCGGGGTTCGACTTCACCGTCCTGGGGGATTTCCGCTCCCGTCTGATCATGCACGGGCTGGAAGAGCGGGTCCTGGAGGCGATGCTGGCCCGGCTCTCACAGGCCGCGCTGCTGAGGGCCGGCGGTCGGCAGCGGACCGACTCCACTCATGTGCTGGCCGCGGTGCGCACGCTGAACCGGATGGAGTTCGTCGGCGAGACGCTTCGGGCGGCGCTGGAGGCGCTGGCCGCGGCAGCCCCGGACTGGCTGGCGCCGTTGATCAGCTCCGCGTGGGTGGAGCGATATGGGAACAAGGTCGACAACTACCGTTTCCCGAAGGGGGAGAACGTCCGCCGGGAATGGGCCGAGCGGGTCGGCCGGGACGGGTTCGCTCTCCTGGACGCCATTGATGGGCCGACCGCTCTGGCCTGGCTGGGTGAGGTCCCCGCAGTCCGTGTCCTGCGCCGGGCCTGGGCAGAGCAGTATCACCGGGACGGGCAGGGGGTGCGCTGGCGGGAGGGCAAGGACCTCCCGCCGGCCAGAGACAGGCTGTCCTCGCCGTATGACACCGACGCCCACTACGGCATCAAGCGCGGGGCGGGCTGGTGCGGATACAAGGTCCACCTGAGCGAGACCTGCGAGCCAACCACACCGCACCTGATCACGAACGTGGAGACCACCAACGCCACCGTCAACGACACCGAGGTCACCACAACAATCCACCAGCGCCTGGCCGGACGCGGGCTTGGGCCGCGCGAGCATGTGGTGGACGCCGGATACGTCACCGCCGCCCACATCCTGGCCGCACGTGAGGACCACGGCATCGACCTGGTCGGACCCGTCGGCGCAGATACCCACCACAACGAACGTGACCCGCAGGCTCCACACCTGACCCAGGCCGCCTTCACCACGGACTGGGACGCTCGGAAGGTCACCTGCCCCCAGGGAGCCTCCAGCGTCAGCTGGTCCCAGCAGCGCAAGGCCAGCGGGACCCCGCTCGTCCGGGTGCACTTCGCGCTCGCCGACTGCGATCCTTGCCCGCTGAGACCGAGGTGCACCAAGGCAGCCAACGGCAAATGGGGCCGCAGCCTGACCCTGCTGCCCCGCGAGCAGCAGCAGATCCTCGAAGAACGACGCGCTGAGCAGCAGACCGAGGCATGGAAAGAACGCTACGACGTGCGAGCCGGGGTGGAGGGCACCATTTCCCAGGCCGTCCGCCGCACCCACCTGCGACGCACCCCCTACCGAGGCCAGAGCAAAACCCACCTCGCGAACATCCTCTCCGCCACCGCCCTCAACCTCACCCGCGTCGACGCCTGGCTGAACGACACCCCACTCGGCACCACCCGCGTCCCCCACCTCGCACGACTCACCCTCGCGGCATAA
- a CDS encoding IS4 family transposase, translating to MPRAGQLKSSGERLSDRVAVGVLTQAFPQSLVDEVLAETGRVQRRNRLLPARLVVYFVLAMCLFSGQSYEEVARLLTTGLQGARRWRASWVVPSTAAIWKARSRLGVAPMRQLFARVCRPVATPGTQGAFYRDWRLTAIDGTTFDLPDTKANVEAFGRPPRSGRGEQDVGYPQLRMVGLVECGTHAVFDVALAALRTGEQTLARTVLRSLRQGMLLLADRGFYGVDLWREAAATGADLLWRVRKDLVLPVVEQLPDGSYLTEIFDRSDIHHTRRGVPVRAVEYTIAGHEGVYRLITTILDPDKAPAAELAALYAQRWEFESTLDEIKTHLGGSHLVLRSQHPDGAEQELYGFLLVHHAIRHLMHQAARQVDQDPDRISFTRSLRVVRRQVTDQAAFSPRPARPRHQGHPR from the coding sequence GTGCCAAGAGCGGGTCAACTGAAGTCATCTGGTGAGCGGTTGTCGGATCGGGTCGCGGTCGGGGTGCTGACGCAGGCGTTTCCTCAGTCGCTGGTGGATGAGGTGCTGGCGGAGACGGGCCGCGTGCAGCGGCGGAACCGGCTGTTGCCAGCCCGGCTGGTGGTCTACTTCGTGCTGGCGATGTGCCTGTTCTCCGGGCAGAGCTATGAGGAGGTCGCCCGGCTGCTGACCACGGGTTTGCAGGGTGCGCGGCGTTGGCGTGCATCGTGGGTGGTGCCGAGTACGGCGGCGATCTGGAAAGCCAGGTCCCGGCTGGGGGTGGCGCCGATGCGGCAGTTGTTCGCGCGGGTGTGCCGTCCGGTTGCGACACCGGGCACTCAGGGCGCCTTCTACCGCGACTGGCGGCTGACCGCGATCGACGGCACCACATTTGACCTGCCCGACACGAAGGCGAACGTGGAGGCGTTCGGCCGTCCGCCCCGCTCCGGGCGCGGTGAACAGGACGTCGGCTACCCGCAGTTGCGCATGGTCGGCCTGGTGGAGTGCGGCACCCACGCCGTCTTCGACGTCGCGCTCGCAGCTCTTCGCACCGGAGAGCAGACCCTGGCCCGGACGGTCCTGAGATCCCTGCGGCAGGGCATGCTGCTGCTGGCCGACCGCGGCTTTTACGGCGTGGACCTGTGGCGCGAGGCAGCGGCGACCGGGGCGGACCTGCTGTGGCGGGTACGCAAAGACCTCGTGCTGCCGGTGGTCGAGCAGTTGCCGGACGGCTCGTATCTCACCGAGATCTTCGACCGCAGCGACATCCACCACACCCGTCGCGGGGTGCCGGTACGCGCGGTGGAATACACCATTGCCGGACATGAGGGCGTCTACCGGCTCATCACCACGATCCTCGACCCGGACAAGGCCCCGGCCGCCGAACTGGCCGCCCTCTACGCCCAGCGATGGGAGTTCGAGTCCACCCTCGACGAGATCAAGACCCACCTCGGCGGGTCGCACCTGGTACTGCGTTCGCAGCATCCTGACGGAGCTGAGCAGGAACTTTACGGCTTCCTGCTTGTCCACCACGCCATCCGGCACCTGATGCACCAGGCTGCACGACAAGTCGACCAGGACCCCGACCGGATCTCCTTCACCCGCTCACTGCGCGTCGTGCGCCGCCAGGTCACCGACCAGGCGGCCTTTTCCCCCCGGCCGGCTCGCCCGCGCCATCAAGGCCACCCACGCTGA
- a CDS encoding IS1182 family transposase codes for MSLRPEDHQRIPVRTVRTARAACPKGTPAMLIRDRLDVLFEDEEFADLYPDDGRPGLSPGQLALVSVLQFAENLSDRAAADAVRTRIDWKYAIGLELEDPGFDHSVLCEFRARLAEQDGAADQLLELMLDRLVEAGLLKAGGRQRTDATHVLAAVRTLSRLELVAETLRAALEELAEAAPAWLAPLIEPEWAKRYGRRVEIGKLPGGKAAVTARAEEFGRDGQKILTAAWAACAPPGLRLLPQVEILRQVWVHHYFWDVEGLLRWRDGHALPPASLRFDSPYDTDAHYCVKRDTAWSGYRTHFTETCDEERPGLVVHVATTISTVQDIELTDTIHDELAGRQLLPAEHVVDAGYISPARIERAQRVHGITLLGPVVADHSAQAKAGSGFAKAAFTIDWDNEQAICPRGATSVSWTKLNIKDHTYLQARFAEADCRTCPDRAHCTSSATGPRSIAVLPRPLHEIQMSNRLDQRTEQWQRRYAIRAGIEATLSQNVRAHGLRRSRYRGLAKTHVQHVLTAMACNVTRVSDWISSTTRTRRRTTHFHALCAAAA; via the coding sequence GTGTCGCTGCGGCCGGAGGATCACCAGCGAATCCCAGTACGGACGGTGCGAACGGCGCGGGCGGCGTGTCCGAAGGGCACCCCGGCCATGCTCATCCGGGACCGGTTGGATGTCCTGTTCGAGGATGAGGAGTTCGCCGACCTGTACCCCGACGACGGCAGGCCGGGACTGTCGCCGGGGCAGCTGGCGCTGGTGTCGGTGCTGCAGTTCGCGGAGAACCTGTCGGACCGGGCGGCGGCGGACGCGGTCCGCACCAGGATCGACTGGAAATACGCGATCGGCCTTGAGCTAGAGGATCCTGGATTCGACCACTCGGTCCTGTGCGAGTTCAGGGCCCGGCTGGCCGAACAGGACGGCGCCGCCGACCAGTTACTGGAGCTGATGCTGGATCGCCTGGTGGAGGCCGGCCTGCTCAAGGCCGGGGGCCGGCAGCGTACCGATGCCACCCATGTGCTGGCGGCGGTGCGGACGCTCAGCCGCCTGGAGCTGGTCGCGGAGACGCTGCGAGCAGCCCTGGAGGAGCTGGCCGAGGCCGCCCCCGCCTGGCTGGCGCCGCTGATCGAGCCGGAGTGGGCCAAGCGGTACGGACGCCGGGTGGAGATCGGCAAACTGCCGGGCGGGAAGGCGGCCGTGACCGCCCGGGCCGAGGAGTTCGGCCGGGACGGACAGAAGATCCTGACCGCCGCCTGGGCCGCCTGCGCCCCACCCGGCCTGCGGCTTCTTCCTCAGGTGGAGATCCTGCGCCAGGTCTGGGTCCACCACTACTTCTGGGACGTGGAGGGATTGTTGCGCTGGCGGGACGGCCATGCTCTGCCGCCCGCCTCGCTGCGGTTCGACTCCCCGTATGACACCGATGCGCACTACTGCGTCAAACGGGACACCGCCTGGAGCGGATACCGGACGCATTTCACGGAAACCTGCGACGAAGAACGCCCCGGGCTGGTGGTCCATGTCGCCACCACCATCTCCACCGTCCAGGACATCGAGCTGACCGACACCATCCACGACGAGCTCGCCGGGCGGCAGTTGCTGCCCGCGGAGCATGTGGTCGATGCCGGCTACATCTCTCCGGCACGTATCGAGCGGGCCCAGCGGGTGCACGGCATCACTCTGCTGGGCCCGGTTGTCGCCGACCACAGTGCCCAGGCCAAGGCCGGTTCGGGCTTCGCCAAGGCGGCCTTCACCATCGACTGGGACAATGAGCAGGCGATCTGCCCGCGCGGGGCCACGAGCGTGTCCTGGACCAAGCTGAACATCAAGGACCACACCTATCTGCAGGCCCGGTTCGCCGAGGCGGACTGCCGGACCTGCCCAGACCGCGCGCACTGCACCTCTTCAGCCACCGGGCCCCGCTCCATCGCCGTGCTCCCCCGGCCGTTGCACGAGATCCAGATGAGCAACCGGCTCGACCAGCGCACCGAGCAATGGCAGCGCCGCTACGCGATCCGCGCCGGCATCGAGGCCACTCTCTCGCAGAACGTCCGAGCCCACGGCCTGCGCCGTTCCCGCTACCGGGGCCTGGCGAAGACCCACGTCCAGCACGTCCTCACCGCCATGGCCTGCAACGTCACCCGGGTCTCCGACTGGATATCCAGCACCACCAGAACCCGACGCCGCACCACACACTTTCACGCGCTATGCGCAGCCGCCGCATGA
- a CDS encoding MFS transporter yields MRKARLLNRTAGPGPRIGWAARVREAGAPLAVRPYRLHFTARVLSWTGSAVSPIALAFAVLHIGGGAGALGLVLAVSVAPQILLLLVGGVVADRLPRARVMVWSNVVCALAEGLAALLLWSGTARVWHLVLMSGICGAASAFFTPAAGGIVKEVVPPEARHAANALLKIAQNLVKVGGPAIGGVLVAASGSAWAIGWDAATFAASALLFARIGLRSGPVKVKTGFLADLRDGWTDFRSRRWLWVMVVQGALVVPVWLVGYQLLGPVYGARFLGGAGLWGLVVSGFTGGLVAGAAVALMWRPRLVGRVVCAGTGSLALPLAAMAATAPVPVLVAATAAAGTGLAVSMTVWSGLVQERIPADRLSRALSYSTLGQLVPVPFGYLLAGPISRAVGIRATLAGGALVIVLAAVVPLLIRQVRALAVAGQPAHESVLAGTAAVSARAPR; encoded by the coding sequence TTGCGGAAAGCGCGGCTGCTGAACCGGACGGCGGGGCCCGGCCCCCGGATTGGTTGGGCGGCGCGCGTCCGGGAAGCGGGGGCGCCTCTCGCGGTCCGCCCGTACCGGCTGCACTTCACCGCACGCGTGCTGTCGTGGACCGGGTCGGCGGTCTCGCCAATCGCTCTTGCCTTCGCTGTGCTGCACATTGGTGGGGGAGCGGGCGCGCTGGGCCTGGTCCTCGCGGTTAGCGTCGCCCCGCAGATCCTTCTACTCCTGGTGGGCGGAGTCGTCGCCGACCGGCTCCCGCGCGCCCGGGTCATGGTGTGGTCCAACGTGGTGTGCGCGCTCGCCGAGGGCCTCGCCGCCCTGCTGCTGTGGTCTGGCACGGCCCGGGTGTGGCACCTGGTACTCATGTCCGGGATTTGCGGCGCTGCATCGGCGTTCTTCACCCCGGCCGCCGGCGGCATCGTGAAGGAAGTGGTGCCGCCGGAGGCGAGGCACGCGGCGAATGCCCTCCTGAAAATCGCTCAGAACCTCGTCAAGGTCGGAGGCCCGGCCATCGGCGGTGTCCTCGTCGCTGCGTCCGGCTCCGCCTGGGCCATCGGATGGGACGCGGCCACGTTCGCCGCATCCGCCCTCCTGTTCGCCCGGATCGGCCTTAGGTCGGGGCCGGTGAAGGTGAAGACTGGGTTCCTGGCCGATCTGCGCGACGGCTGGACCGACTTCCGCTCCCGCCGCTGGCTGTGGGTGATGGTCGTGCAAGGTGCGCTCGTCGTGCCGGTGTGGCTGGTCGGGTACCAGCTCCTCGGCCCGGTGTACGGCGCGCGGTTCCTCGGCGGGGCGGGGCTGTGGGGCCTGGTCGTCTCCGGGTTCACGGGCGGACTGGTGGCCGGGGCCGCCGTGGCGCTGATGTGGCGGCCCCGGCTGGTCGGCCGGGTGGTGTGTGCGGGTACCGGGTCACTCGCGCTGCCGCTCGCGGCGATGGCCGCCACCGCCCCGGTGCCGGTGCTCGTCGCCGCGACGGCGGCGGCCGGGACGGGCCTCGCGGTCAGCATGACCGTATGGTCCGGCCTGGTACAGGAACGCATCCCGGCCGACCGGCTGAGCCGAGCACTCTCATACTCGACACTCGGGCAGCTCGTTCCCGTGCCCTTCGGCTACCTCCTCGCGGGCCCGATCTCCCGCGCTGTGGGGATCCGCGCCACCCTCGCGGGCGGCGCCCTGGTGATCGTCCTTGCCGCGGTGGTTCCGCTGCTGATCCGTCAGGTTCGAGCCCTGGCCGTGGCTGGGCAGCCCGCACACGAGTCGGTCCTCGCGGGCACGGCCGCAGTGTCCGCGCGAGCGCCGAGGTAG